CGAACCCGACGACGCTCAGCGCGGCGAGCGCGATGGCGGCGAGGCGCATCTCGTGGCTGGTCGCGCTTGCTATCGCGAGAACGGCGGCAGTCGTCGGCGCCACCCACGCGCCGGCGATGCGCCGCGGTTCCCCGAAGAAGTAGTACGCTGACAGCAACAGCACCGCCGCGATGGCGAACACCGCCGCCACGTCTGGGCCGGGCCGGTGGACGAAGGAGGCGGCGTACGCGAGCGCGGCGGCTGCGAGCGTGAGCACGCTCGCGTGGAGGGCTTGGCGCTCGTAGTCGTTCATACGCGAAGCGTGTACCTACCGGACAAAAAACGGGGGCGGGCGTTCTCTCGCCCTGCGAATCTACCCGCGGCGGTTCACCCCGGCGCGGTGCCGAGGAGCGCAACCAGGTTCGCAATCAGCAACACCACGGCGAGCGTGACGACGTAGTGCATCACGACGACGAGCGCGGTGGTGCGGTACTTCACGCGGTAGACCGCGTGGACGGCCGCGAAGTCCGCGGCGAGGCTGACCGCGACGATGACCAGGGGGCTGTACCGGATGAGCGCCACGGTGACGACGGCGGGCGCGAGGCCGACCAGCGCGGCGCGCTGCCACGGTACGTCCCCGAGGATGTACGTCGCGGCGGCGTGCGCGGTGAACGCGAACACCACCCAGCCGGCGAGGAACGTCCCGACGAACTGGGGGAGGGTTCCCGCGGCGGGTTCGACTGCCACGGCCTACTCGAGCAGACCGAGTTCTTCGAGCCGGGAGACGATCTTGTCGACGGCGTGTTCGGCGTCTTCGGGCTTCTTCCCGCCGGTGATGACGAGTTTGCCGGAGCCGAACAGGAGCGCGACGACCTCGGGCTCGTCGAGGCGGTAGACGAGGCCGGGGAACTGCTCGGGCTCGTACTCGATGTTCTCCAACCCGAGGCCGATGGCGATGGCGTTGAGGTTGAGTTGGCGTCCGAGGTCGGCGCTCGTGACGATGTTCTGGACGACGATTTCGGGTTCGTCCTCGACCTGAATGGAGAGCTCGCGGAGTTTGTCGAAGACGATGCGGAGGCTCTCGTGGACGTCGTCGGTGGACTTCGCGCCGGTACAGACGATCTTACCGGACCGGAAGATGAGCGCGGCGCTCTTGGGGTCCTGCGTGCGGTAGACGAGCCCCGGGAACTGCTCGGGGTCGTAGTCGGCGCCTTCGAGGTCCATGGCGACGCTCTGGAGGTCGAGCTCCTGCCCGATTCCCGTCGAGGCGACCACGTTTTCAATGTTGATGGTTTCCTTGGGGTCGGTCATCGTTCGCCTTAAATCACGTATTTAAGGTTTATAAAGGTTGGTAGTCCGGGCAGTATCCTCTCATATACCCCGCGAGGCCGGTAGTCTGATTGCCCGCCGGCGCCGACCTGCCCGCGTGTTCGTCATCGAACTCGGCGGCGACGACGACGAGTTCGCCGCCGCCGAAGCGCGCGCCGCGGCCCCCGACGCCCGCGTCGTCGCCCCCGGCCTCGCCGTCGCCGACACCGTGGACCGCGAGCGGTTCGCCGGCCTCGCGTACGCCCACCGTGCCAGCGGGTCGGTCGCCGACACCGACGCGAGCGTCGAGTCCGCGGTCGACGCGCTCCGCGACGCCCCAATCGACCGTGAAGGCACCGTCGCCGTCCGCGCGCGCAACGTCCGCAACACGACCGAGGTGGCTACCCAGAAGGCCGAGCGCGCGCTCGGCGGCGTCCTCGTGGACCGCGGCTTCGAGGTGGACCTCGACGACCCGGACCACGAACTGCGCGCACTATTCTCGGGGGACGAGTGTCATCTCGGCTGGCTGGCCGTCGAGTCGGTGCGGGACTACGGCGACCGGAAACCCACCGACCGCCCGTTCTTCCAGCCGGGGAGCATGGACCCCCTGCTCGCGCGCGCCGTCTGCAACCTCGCCCGAGTCACCCCGGGCGACCGCGTGCTCGACCCGATGTGCGGGACCGGCGGCGTGC
The nucleotide sequence above comes from Halobacterium litoreum. Encoded proteins:
- a CDS encoding DUF7473 family protein; amino-acid sequence: MAVEPAAGTLPQFVGTFLAGWVVFAFTAHAAATYILGDVPWQRAALVGLAPAVVTVALIRYSPLVIVAVSLAADFAAVHAVYRVKYRTTALVVVMHYVVTLAVVLLIANLVALLGTAPG
- a CDS encoding TIGR01177 family methyltransferase, with product MFVIELGGDDDEFAAAEARAAAPDARVVAPGLAVADTVDRERFAGLAYAHRASGSVADTDASVESAVDALRDAPIDREGTVAVRARNVRNTTEVATQKAERALGGVLVDRGFEVDLDDPDHELRALFSGDECHLGWLAVESVRDYGDRKPTDRPFFQPGSMDPLLARAVCNLARVTPGDRVLDPMCGTGGVLIEAGLLGARPLGTDAQAKMTRGARENLAHFLDSFDVARADATSLPLRDDSVDAAVFDAPYGRQSKIETHDLSDLVGGALAEVRRVADRCVLVADRDWREEAEAAGWTVESRFERRVHRSLTRYVLVLA
- a CDS encoding TATA-box-binding protein — translated: MTDPKETINIENVVASTGIGQELDLQSVAMDLEGADYDPEQFPGLVYRTQDPKSAALIFRSGKIVCTGAKSTDDVHESLRIVFDKLRELSIQVEDEPEIVVQNIVTSADLGRQLNLNAIAIGLGLENIEYEPEQFPGLVYRLDEPEVVALLFGSGKLVITGGKKPEDAEHAVDKIVSRLEELGLLE